A stretch of Pseudomonas taetrolens DNA encodes these proteins:
- a CDS encoding alanine/glycine:cation symporter family protein yields the protein MLEVINDFLSGKVLIVLMVGLGGYFTIRSRFVQFRYFLHMFSVFKDSLRSSAGELSSFQALMLSLAGRVGAGNIAGVGIAVTLGGPGAVFWMWVTALVGMSSSLIECSLGQLYKRRDAEGQLRGGPSFYMKYGLGKKWMGQLMAVLLLITFGFAFMGLQAHAVTHSLQDAFGFETNYSGLAIAVLLGLVFIGGIKRIASVADLLVPVKTLAYIAVTLYVIVLQFDHVPAMLGHIVKSAFGIDPVFGGLIGSAIVMGVKRGVFANEAGLGSAPNVAAVADVDHPIAQGVVQAFSVFLDTFVICTCTALLILLSGFYTPGFEGDGIALTQNSLAAVVGEWGRVFISVALALFVFTSMLYNYYLGENNLRFLVGESRKALIGYRVLVLVLIFWGSIENLQTVFAFADIAMTMLAFVNLVALAMLFKICMRVLKDYDDQRCAGIKTPVFDSSKFPDLDLDLKAWPPRSVAKATETKR from the coding sequence ATGCTTGAAGTCATCAATGACTTCCTCTCAGGGAAAGTGCTCATCGTGCTCATGGTTGGGCTCGGGGGCTACTTCACGATTCGCTCGCGTTTCGTTCAGTTCCGTTACTTCCTGCACATGTTTTCGGTATTCAAAGACAGCTTGCGCAGCAGCGCCGGTGAACTGAGTTCGTTTCAGGCATTGATGCTGAGCCTGGCGGGCCGTGTAGGTGCAGGCAACATTGCCGGTGTCGGCATCGCCGTAACCCTCGGCGGACCTGGCGCAGTGTTCTGGATGTGGGTGACAGCCCTGGTCGGGATGTCCAGCAGCCTGATCGAATGTTCTCTCGGCCAGCTGTACAAGCGTCGTGACGCTGAAGGTCAGCTACGTGGTGGCCCGTCCTTCTATATGAAATACGGCCTGGGCAAAAAGTGGATGGGCCAGCTGATGGCCGTCTTGCTGCTGATCACCTTCGGTTTTGCCTTTATGGGCCTGCAAGCCCATGCCGTGACCCACTCGCTGCAAGATGCTTTCGGCTTTGAAACCAACTACTCGGGCCTGGCCATCGCCGTGCTGCTAGGCCTGGTGTTTATCGGTGGCATCAAGCGTATCGCTTCGGTGGCTGACCTTCTGGTACCGGTCAAGACCCTGGCCTATATCGCAGTCACCTTGTACGTGATTGTGCTGCAGTTCGATCACGTGCCAGCCATGCTGGGCCATATCGTCAAGAGCGCCTTCGGTATCGACCCGGTGTTTGGCGGCCTGATCGGCAGTGCCATTGTCATGGGCGTCAAACGCGGTGTATTCGCCAACGAAGCCGGTCTGGGCAGTGCCCCGAACGTCGCTGCCGTGGCCGATGTTGATCACCCGATTGCTCAAGGTGTGGTTCAGGCATTCAGCGTATTCCTCGACACCTTCGTAATCTGCACCTGCACCGCGTTGCTGATTCTGCTGTCTGGTTTCTACACTCCGGGCTTTGAAGGCGATGGCATTGCCCTGACCCAAAACTCCCTGGCGGCCGTTGTGGGCGAATGGGGCCGTGTATTTATCAGCGTGGCCCTGGCGCTGTTCGTGTTCACCTCAATGCTCTACAACTACTATCTGGGTGAAAACAACCTGCGCTTTCTGGTCGGTGAAAGCCGCAAAGCGCTGATTGGTTATCGCGTGCTGGTGCTTGTGTTGATTTTTTGGGGGTCGATCGAAAACCTGCAGACCGTCTTCGCGTTCGCCGACATCGCCATGACCATGTTGGCCTTCGTCAACCTGGTTGCCTTGGCGATGCTGTTCAAAATCTGCATGCGTGTACTCAAGGACTACGACGACCAGCGCTGTGCGGGGATCAAGACACCTGTGTTCGATTCCAGTAAATTTCCGGATCTGGATCTGGATCTGAAAGCCTGGCCGCCAAGATCGGTCGCCAAGGCCACAGAGACCAAACGCTGA
- a CDS encoding asparaginase, translated as MTTHHIAQRVMVLYTGGTIGMQASANGLAPASGFEARMGEFLASQPQLQVPQWRFREMSPLIDSANMTPAYWLRLRAAIVEAIEQDGCDSVLVLHGTDTLAYSAAAMCFQLLGLPAPVVFTGSMLPAGVPDSDAWENISGALTALAQGQPHGVQLYFHGALLAPTRCAKVRSFGRNPFMALNRNGGAAKAETLPVALNYNQPRREACVGVLPLVPGINAAQLDAMLSSGIQALVLECFGSGTGPSDNPAFLASLQQAQKDGIVVVAITQCHEGGVELDVYEAGSRLRGAGVLSGGGMTREAVFGKLHALLGADLPLAEVRRLIELDLCSELA; from the coding sequence ATGACCACTCATCACATCGCCCAACGCGTCATGGTGCTCTACACCGGCGGCACCATCGGCATGCAAGCCAGCGCCAACGGCCTGGCGCCCGCGTCCGGCTTCGAAGCGCGCATGGGTGAATTCCTCGCCAGCCAACCCCAACTGCAAGTGCCGCAATGGCGCTTTCGCGAGATGAGCCCGCTGATCGACAGCGCCAACATGACGCCTGCTTATTGGCTGCGTCTGCGTGCCGCGATTGTCGAAGCTATCGAACAGGACGGCTGCGACTCGGTATTGGTCCTGCATGGCACTGACACTTTGGCCTACAGTGCGGCGGCTATGTGCTTTCAACTGCTGGGCTTACCAGCACCGGTGGTATTTACCGGCTCCATGCTGCCCGCAGGTGTGCCCGACAGCGATGCCTGGGAAAACATCAGCGGTGCATTGACGGCCCTCGCACAAGGTCAGCCTCACGGTGTGCAGCTGTACTTTCACGGCGCGCTGCTGGCGCCAACCCGCTGTGCCAAAGTGCGCAGCTTTGGACGTAACCCGTTCATGGCGCTCAATCGCAATGGCGGTGCTGCCAAGGCCGAGACGCTCCCCGTCGCACTGAACTACAACCAGCCCCGACGCGAAGCCTGCGTGGGCGTATTACCGCTGGTGCCGGGAATCAACGCCGCACAGCTGGATGCCATGCTGAGCAGTGGCATTCAGGCGCTGGTGCTGGAGTGCTTCGGCAGCGGCACCGGCCCAAGCGACAACCCGGCATTCCTGGCCAGCCTGCAACAGGCGCAGAAGGACGGCATCGTAGTTGTCGCCATTACCCAATGCCATGAAGGCGGCGTGGAGCTGGACGTGTACGAAGCGGGCAGTCGTTTACGTGGAGCAGGTGTACTCTCGGGCGGCGGCATGACCCGCGAAGCCGTATTCGGCAAATTGCACGCCTTGCTGGGTGCAGACTTGCCCTTGGCTGAAGTGCGACGCCTGATCGAACTGGACCTGTGTTCAGAGCTGGCTTAA
- a CDS encoding AraC family transcriptional regulator, translated as MPHSHLTTLNAVSLVLSTFKAEGMPNEVLLAGSGIRAADLSRADSRITTDQEMRVCANAVALRREIGLELGLRMHVSSYGMLGYALLTSATLGDALRLALRYPALLGTLFDLSLEVQDDIVWFCANGYRENPQLAVFNTELCLVSLKTICNDLLGQPLPLLAARFAHSAPDYRAQYGKSLDCPHRFDASDNAFAFARHWLEHPLPLADAVTHQAMAERCRRQNREFTGRQTWLDRIRQLLADQLHAAPGVEGLAEQMNCSPRTLRRHLHAVGCSYQALLDDLRFERAKSLLNETEWPIYRIADTLGFSETASFRHAFIRWSGVSPSQFRA; from the coding sequence ATGCCCCATTCCCATCTCACAACGCTCAATGCGGTCTCGCTGGTGCTCAGCACCTTCAAGGCCGAAGGCATGCCCAACGAGGTGCTGTTAGCCGGTAGCGGCATACGGGCTGCGGACTTGAGCCGCGCAGACAGCCGAATCACAACCGACCAAGAGATGCGCGTGTGTGCCAACGCCGTTGCGTTACGGCGCGAGATCGGGCTGGAGTTGGGGCTACGCATGCACGTGTCTTCATACGGCATGCTCGGTTATGCCCTGCTCACCAGTGCCACCTTAGGTGACGCTTTACGCTTGGCCCTGCGCTACCCGGCGCTACTGGGAACGTTGTTTGATTTAAGCCTTGAGGTTCAGGACGACATTGTCTGGTTTTGCGCCAATGGCTACCGAGAGAACCCGCAACTGGCTGTTTTCAACACCGAACTGTGTCTGGTTTCACTGAAGACTATTTGCAATGACCTGCTCGGTCAGCCTTTGCCCTTGCTAGCTGCGCGGTTCGCCCATAGCGCCCCGGACTACCGGGCTCAATACGGGAAGAGCCTCGACTGCCCACACCGTTTCGACGCTTCGGACAATGCATTTGCCTTTGCCAGACACTGGCTGGAGCACCCTTTGCCATTGGCAGATGCCGTCACTCACCAAGCGATGGCCGAGCGTTGTCGAAGACAAAACAGGGAATTTACCGGTCGCCAGACATGGCTGGACCGGATCCGCCAACTACTGGCCGACCAACTTCACGCCGCACCGGGCGTTGAGGGGCTGGCCGAACAAATGAACTGCTCACCTCGCACCCTGCGCCGGCATCTGCATGCCGTGGGCTGCAGCTACCAGGCCTTGCTCGATGACCTGCGCTTTGAGCGCGCCAAGAGCCTGTTAAACGAAACCGAATGGCCGATTTACCGGATCGCCGACACGCTGGGTTTCAGCGAGACGGCCAGCTTTCGACACGCGTTTATCCGCTGGAGCGGCGTATCACCCAGTCAGTTTCGCGCCTGA
- a CDS encoding histone deacetylase family protein, with protein sequence MLTIYSDDHHLHHGRCELMDGQLMPCFEMPSRADHILQRVINRELGPVHAPQDFGRTPLERIHSAAYLDFFQGAWARWSEQGRDGDLLPYTWPARTLRSVLPTSLHGQLGYYSFDGGAPITAGTWQAAYSAAQVALTAQAEIQRGARSAFALCRPPGHHAAGDLMGGYCYLNNAAIAAQAFLDQGRQKVAILDVDYHHGNGTQSIFYERNDVLFTSIHGHPEAEFPFFLGYDDEHGEGPGEGFNFNYPLAAGSAWSHWSAALEQACTEIERYDADVLVISLGVDTFKDDPISQFKLDSPDYLRMGERIAGLGKPTLFVMEGGYAVEEIGINAVNVLEGFQRATEE encoded by the coding sequence ATGCTGACAATCTACTCGGATGATCACCATCTACATCACGGCCGCTGCGAGTTGATGGACGGCCAATTGATGCCTTGCTTTGAAATGCCCTCTCGCGCCGACCATATTTTGCAACGCGTAATAAACCGTGAACTGGGGCCTGTACATGCTCCACAAGACTTTGGCCGCACCCCTCTGGAGCGTATCCACAGCGCCGCCTACCTGGATTTTTTCCAGGGCGCCTGGGCACGCTGGAGCGAACAGGGCCGAGACGGCGATTTGCTGCCCTACACTTGGCCTGCCCGCACCTTGCGCTCAGTATTACCCACCAGCCTGCATGGCCAATTGGGGTATTACAGCTTTGACGGCGGAGCACCGATTACCGCAGGCACATGGCAGGCAGCCTATAGCGCAGCGCAGGTTGCCCTGACCGCTCAGGCGGAAATCCAGCGCGGCGCCCGCAGTGCATTCGCCTTGTGCCGGCCACCCGGTCACCACGCCGCAGGCGACTTGATGGGCGGCTATTGCTACCTGAACAACGCTGCCATTGCGGCTCAAGCCTTCCTCGATCAAGGCCGCCAGAAGGTTGCGATCCTCGATGTCGACTATCACCATGGCAATGGTACGCAGTCGATTTTCTATGAGCGCAACGACGTGCTGTTCACTTCGATCCATGGCCATCCTGAAGCCGAGTTCCCGTTCTTTCTGGGTTACGACGATGAACATGGCGAAGGCCCGGGCGAAGGCTTCAACTTCAACTACCCGCTGGCAGCAGGCTCAGCCTGGAGCCACTGGAGCGCCGCACTGGAACAGGCCTGCACCGAGATCGAACGCTACGACGCTGATGTCTTGGTCATTTCGTTGGGGGTCGACACGTTCAAGGACGACCCGATCTCCCAGTTCAAGCTTGATAGCCCGGACTACCTGCGCATGGGCGAACGCATCGCGGGTCTGGGGAAACCCACTCTGTTCGTGATGGAGGGGGGTTACGCCGTAGAGGAAATCGGCATCAATGCCGTCAATGTACTTGAAGGCTTCCAGCGTGCTACCGAGGAATGA
- a CDS encoding polyamine ABC transporter substrate-binding protein: MSTLTRFLTPALCASALLSSAVQAEERTLRVYNWFDYITPKTLVDFKKDTQVKLIYDIFDTNEALEAKLLTGNSGYDVVVPSNVFLAKQIEAGVFQPLDRSKLPNWNHLDPKLMKLIEANDPGNQFAVPYMYGTILIGFNPDKVKAALGEHAPVDSWDLIFKEENISKLKQCGVALLDSPSEIVPLALQYLGLPPNSSDPKDYAKAEALLMKIRPYITYFHSSKYMADIANGDICVAVGYSGSFSQAANRAKDANNGVTVDMRLPKEGAPIWFDMLAIPKGAKNPEDAHTFINYLLEPKVIAPISDFVGYPNPNKDATDLVAPTIRNNPNLYPTETAMSSLYTLTPLPREAERVRTRIWTKIKSGT; encoded by the coding sequence ATGAGCACTCTCACGCGATTCTTGACTCCCGCCCTGTGCGCCAGCGCTCTGCTGAGCAGCGCCGTACAGGCCGAGGAGCGTACCCTGCGGGTCTACAATTGGTTCGATTACATCACTCCGAAAACCTTGGTCGACTTTAAAAAAGACACCCAGGTGAAGCTGATCTACGACATTTTCGACACCAATGAAGCGCTGGAGGCCAAGCTGCTGACCGGTAATTCGGGGTACGACGTGGTGGTTCCGTCTAATGTGTTTCTGGCCAAGCAAATCGAAGCCGGGGTTTTTCAACCACTGGACCGCAGCAAGCTGCCCAACTGGAATCATCTGGACCCCAAGCTGATGAAGTTGATCGAGGCCAATGATCCGGGTAACCAATTCGCTGTGCCGTATATGTACGGCACCATCCTGATCGGCTTCAACCCGGACAAGGTCAAAGCTGCATTGGGTGAACATGCACCGGTCGACAGTTGGGACCTTATTTTCAAAGAAGAGAACATCAGCAAGCTCAAGCAATGCGGTGTTGCGCTGCTGGATTCACCCTCCGAAATAGTGCCGCTGGCGCTGCAATACCTGGGTTTGCCGCCTAACAGCAGCGATCCCAAGGACTACGCCAAAGCGGAGGCCTTGCTGATGAAAATTCGCCCGTACATCACCTACTTCCACTCCTCCAAATACATGGCCGACATCGCCAATGGCGATATCTGCGTAGCGGTAGGTTATTCGGGGAGCTTCTCGCAAGCAGCCAACCGGGCCAAAGACGCCAACAATGGTGTGACCGTCGACATGCGCCTGCCTAAAGAAGGTGCGCCGATCTGGTTCGACATGCTGGCGATCCCTAAAGGGGCCAAAAATCCGGAAGACGCCCACACCTTCATCAACTACTTGCTTGAGCCCAAAGTGATTGCGCCGATCAGCGATTTTGTCGGCTATCCCAATCCGAACAAAGACGCTACTGATCTGGTGGCCCCAACCATTCGCAACAACCCTAATTTGTACCCCACCGAAACAGCCATGAGCTCGCTCTACACCCTCACTCCGCTGCCACGCGAAGCCGAGCGTGTCCGGACGCGGATATGGACCAAGATAAAATCCGGAACTTAA
- the pdxR gene encoding MocR-like pyridoxine biosynthesis transcription factor PdxR, producing MSDSALSIAFNPAGIELDPKLGLSRQLYQALRQRVLDGRLSSGSRLPASRDLATALGISRNSVVRAYDQLYAEGFIEGRIGDGTYVAQLPEKALPLKKLSTNLSTGFSTSLSPGLSTKSAKIPVITSSKVIHSTALNRVATHSLDLPPSGPPRAFRVGVPAFDLFPFEVWSKLQAAFWRKPDLQQLCYGDPAGDERLRGLIAAYLRTSRGLSCTADQILITSGAQQGISLCAQLLVEPGEGVAVENPGYRAAAYAFAIAGAQVQGVAVDQDGMDCSALAHLNNCRLAYVTPSHQYPTGVTMSLARRLELLAWAERTQGWIVEDDYDGEYRYSGAPLAPLAALDRQGRVIYVGTFGKVAFPALRLGYLVLPADLIEPFARRRSLDMRHSEVSTQAVMAEFMATGHFQRHIRRMRRAALSRRNALMADWPSGLAGVGALPSIAAGLHVAVPVASLEREQQLLAQAGAVDVEINGLSRYWQEDSVEPVDNRAGLVLGFAAVPERDIKAALKRLGAAWA from the coding sequence ATGTCCGACTCAGCGCTGTCGATTGCCTTCAACCCGGCCGGTATTGAGCTAGACCCTAAACTGGGGTTGAGCCGCCAGCTCTATCAGGCATTACGCCAGCGTGTATTGGATGGTCGTTTGAGCAGTGGCTCGCGGTTGCCTGCCAGTCGCGATCTCGCAACAGCCCTCGGTATTTCGCGCAATAGCGTGGTGCGGGCCTATGACCAACTGTATGCCGAGGGCTTTATTGAAGGGCGGATTGGTGATGGCACTTACGTTGCGCAATTACCGGAAAAAGCCCTACCGCTAAAAAAGTTGTCCACTAACTTGTCCACAGGGTTTTCAACAAGCTTATCCCCAGGGTTATCCACAAAATCGGCAAAAATACCTGTAATTACATCCAGTAAAGTTATCCACAGCACTGCCTTGAACAGGGTGGCTACGCACTCGCTTGACCTGCCTCCAAGTGGTCCTCCCAGGGCATTTCGGGTGGGGGTACCTGCTTTTGACTTATTTCCTTTTGAGGTATGGAGCAAGCTGCAGGCGGCTTTTTGGCGTAAGCCGGACTTGCAGCAGCTGTGCTATGGCGACCCGGCGGGGGATGAGCGTTTGCGAGGGCTCATTGCGGCCTATTTGCGAACTTCCCGGGGTTTATCGTGTACAGCTGATCAAATTTTGATCACAAGTGGTGCGCAGCAAGGAATTAGCCTTTGTGCACAGCTGCTGGTTGAGCCGGGTGAGGGGGTCGCTGTGGAAAACCCGGGCTACCGTGCTGCCGCTTATGCCTTTGCGATTGCCGGGGCTCAAGTACAGGGTGTGGCGGTAGATCAGGACGGTATGGATTGTTCTGCACTGGCGCATTTGAACAACTGTCGCCTGGCCTATGTCACACCGTCCCATCAATACCCGACCGGTGTCACCATGAGCCTGGCCCGGCGACTGGAGCTGCTGGCCTGGGCAGAGCGGACCCAAGGCTGGATCGTCGAAGACGACTACGATGGCGAGTATCGCTATAGCGGTGCACCGCTGGCACCTTTGGCAGCGCTGGATCGGCAAGGACGGGTGATTTATGTCGGTACCTTCGGCAAGGTCGCCTTCCCGGCATTACGGTTGGGGTATTTGGTATTGCCTGCGGATTTGATCGAGCCATTTGCCCGTCGACGCTCGCTGGATATGCGTCATTCCGAGGTCAGTACTCAGGCGGTGATGGCTGAATTTATGGCAACGGGACATTTTCAGCGTCATATCCGGCGTATGCGTCGGGCCGCATTGAGCAGGCGTAACGCGTTAATGGCCGATTGGCCATCCGGACTGGCGGGCGTGGGGGCTTTGCCGAGCATTGCGGCGGGGCTACATGTTGCCGTACCGGTAGCAAGCCTTGAACGTGAGCAGCAACTTCTGGCCCAGGCCGGGGCAGTCGATGTAGAAATCAACGGGCTAAGCCGTTATTGGCAAGAAGACTCAGTTGAGCCTGTGGATAACCGCGCCGGGCTAGTACTGGGCTTTGCTGCCGTGCCGGAAAGGGACATCAAGGCGGCATTGAAACGATTGGGCGCGGCCTGGGCATGA
- a CDS encoding FMN-binding negative transcriptional regulator yields MYIPRAFEELHTPTLHEQMQATPLPVLVTHDSQGLFASHIPLLLNPHEGDYGTLYGHFARANPQWQTLAEGAEALVIFTGEQAYISPSFYPSKAEHGKAVPTWNYVAVHAYGQAEVFDDAERLLALVSELSNKHESSRSQPWAVSDAPTDYIDSMLKAIVGFRLPITRLDGKRKLSQNRNAADQAGVRSGLLANSNPQDHALALLIAKE; encoded by the coding sequence ATGTATATCCCCCGCGCCTTCGAAGAACTGCACACGCCCACCTTGCATGAACAGATGCAAGCCACGCCTTTACCGGTACTCGTGACTCACGACAGCCAAGGCCTGTTCGCCAGCCATATTCCTTTGCTGCTAAACCCGCACGAAGGCGACTACGGCACGCTGTACGGACACTTTGCTCGCGCCAACCCGCAGTGGCAGACCCTGGCCGAAGGCGCTGAAGCGCTGGTGATCTTCACGGGCGAGCAGGCTTACATCAGCCCGTCCTTCTACCCCAGCAAAGCTGAACACGGCAAAGCGGTCCCTACCTGGAACTACGTGGCGGTCCACGCCTACGGCCAGGCCGAAGTATTCGACGATGCCGAACGCCTGCTGGCGCTGGTCAGCGAGTTGAGCAACAAGCACGAGTCCAGTCGCTCCCAACCTTGGGCTGTCAGTGACGCGCCTACGGACTACATCGACAGCATGCTCAAGGCGATTGTTGGTTTTCGTCTGCCAATCACCCGCTTGGACGGCAAACGCAAACTCAGCCAAAACCGCAATGCTGCCGATCAGGCCGGCGTGCGATCCGGGCTTTTGGCCAACAGCAACCCGCAAGACCACGCACTCGCACTTTTAATCGCTAAGGAATAG
- a CDS encoding GNAT family N-acetyltransferase, translating to MPQPLQIKPATAADHDHWLPLWQAYLHFYKTELPAEVSQSTWQRFLDPTEPTHLALAWKGDTAVGMVHYIYHRSNWSIGNSCYLQDLFASPEVRGTGVGRQLIEHVYAAARAAQCAKVHWLTQETNATAIRLYERIAERPGFIQFRKSLS from the coding sequence GTGCCCCAGCCACTCCAGATCAAACCTGCCACTGCCGCCGATCATGATCACTGGCTACCTCTGTGGCAGGCGTATTTGCACTTCTATAAAACCGAGTTGCCGGCCGAGGTCAGTCAATCTACCTGGCAGCGCTTTCTCGACCCCACCGAGCCCACTCACCTGGCGCTGGCATGGAAGGGTGATACAGCCGTGGGCATGGTGCACTACATCTATCACCGCTCTAACTGGAGCATTGGTAACTCCTGCTACCTTCAAGACCTGTTTGCCAGCCCGGAGGTGCGCGGTACAGGTGTCGGCCGACAGTTGATCGAACATGTTTACGCCGCCGCCCGCGCCGCGCAGTGTGCCAAAGTCCACTGGCTGACCCAGGAAACCAATGCCACGGCGATTCGGCTTTATGAACGTATTGCCGAACGCCCCGGGTTTATTCAGTTTCGCAAATCCTTGTCATAA
- a CDS encoding GNAT family N-acetyltransferase, translating into MSESLQHWQPAQAPDNRSLEGRFIRLEKLDPIRHGDELWLALQGPDSDPKLWDYLPYGPFHERTTFDAWLKNHAASLDPHFYSVIDKSNGQAQGLLSLMSIVPDHGRIEIGHVTFGAPMQRSPKSTEAVYLLAKEAFALGYRRLEWKCNNDNARSKRTAVRLGYTFEGVFRQHMVVKGKNRDTTWYSIISTQWPPIAAGFEKWLALDNQPESGQIRTLEECRDSTV; encoded by the coding sequence ATGTCGGAATCTCTACAACACTGGCAACCGGCCCAAGCGCCCGACAACAGGTCCCTCGAAGGGCGCTTCATTCGTCTGGAAAAGCTAGACCCGATACGTCACGGCGATGAATTATGGCTAGCCTTACAAGGGCCGGACAGCGACCCCAAGCTGTGGGACTACTTGCCCTACGGACCTTTCCACGAGCGCACCACATTCGATGCATGGCTCAAGAACCACGCCGCCAGCCTTGACCCGCATTTCTACAGCGTTATCGATAAATCCAATGGCCAGGCACAAGGGCTGCTCAGCCTGATGTCCATCGTTCCGGATCATGGGCGAATCGAGATCGGCCACGTGACCTTTGGTGCCCCTATGCAGCGTTCGCCGAAAAGCACCGAAGCCGTGTACCTGCTGGCCAAGGAAGCCTTCGCACTGGGCTACCGTCGTCTGGAATGGAAGTGCAATAACGACAACGCCAGATCCAAGCGTACCGCAGTACGATTGGGGTACACGTTTGAAGGGGTTTTTCGCCAGCATATGGTGGTAAAAGGCAAAAATCGTGATACCACGTGGTACAGCATTATCAGTACACAATGGCCGCCTATAGCCGCAGGCTTCGAAAAATGGCTGGCATTGGATAACCAACCAGAAAGCGGCCAAATAAGAACCCTGGAAGAATGCAGAGACTCAACTGTATAA
- a CDS encoding helix-turn-helix domain-containing protein, with protein sequence MTLSIDVRQAKIQSIEDDLAQGKITLGEAVKRFRVDVTQLQQTQYARMCKISVRTLIQIEHDEGNPTLKSLNAVFKPFGLQMGVVRRPRKF encoded by the coding sequence ATGACGCTCTCTATCGACGTTCGCCAGGCAAAAATCCAGAGCATTGAAGATGACCTGGCCCAAGGCAAAATCACCTTGGGCGAGGCGGTGAAGCGCTTTCGGGTGGATGTCACTCAGTTGCAGCAAACCCAGTACGCCCGCATGTGCAAAATCTCGGTGCGTACGTTGATTCAAATCGAGCACGACGAAGGTAATCCCACGCTTAAATCCCTGAATGCAGTCTTTAAGCCTTTTGGGTTGCAGATGGGTGTCGTGCGCCGGCCTCGAAAGTTTTAA
- a CDS encoding type II toxin-antitoxin system HipA family toxin encodes MFQLTLQLYSAGQWLDAMTLAFPEPEKGLDGPCRFGYKQDYLLDNLGAIDSPFAASVSACVPLEWDARHTKQAPAFLHDIAPAGAAKKVLIKQIGREKPEHLSDDLFLLGRSTPAPIGHLRIKESFEQLDQRQAMGFSREDVIVRDNSFLEYAHEQGAAIGGATGAGGEAPKLLMAEGADGLLYPDATLADAQVKQHWFIKFARNQAFERDQVILRSEFLYYQALQALGIETVPAQGLALEEGRKPSLWMQRFDRHIEAQGVQRYAVESIYSLAQVTEPGSTMTHLEVVELLATLWTQAGQQAQIPDLVAEYLRRDLLNKILGNSDNHGRNTAIIRGSDSFRLAPIYDLAPMVMDDEGITRTTKWPLAIERAGAVDWRAACDSLRGVIDPQLAFDRLRHDAQQLLALPDLLSASGLPDVTMNHPQIALRNLDQRLQEWGLK; translated from the coding sequence ATGTTTCAGCTGACCCTTCAGCTCTACAGTGCCGGCCAATGGCTGGATGCGATGACGCTGGCTTTTCCTGAGCCGGAAAAAGGCCTCGATGGTCCGTGTCGCTTTGGCTATAAACAGGATTATCTGCTGGATAATCTGGGCGCCATCGACAGTCCTTTCGCCGCATCGGTGAGCGCGTGTGTTCCTCTTGAGTGGGATGCCAGACACACGAAGCAGGCCCCGGCGTTTTTGCATGACATCGCGCCTGCGGGTGCGGCGAAAAAAGTGCTGATCAAACAAATAGGCCGTGAAAAGCCGGAGCACCTGAGCGATGACTTGTTTTTGCTGGGGCGAAGCACGCCCGCGCCTATTGGGCATCTGCGAATAAAAGAATCGTTTGAGCAGCTCGATCAGCGTCAGGCGATGGGTTTTTCGCGTGAGGATGTCATCGTTCGTGACAATAGCTTTCTGGAGTACGCCCACGAACAGGGTGCGGCGATTGGTGGTGCAACGGGTGCGGGTGGCGAGGCTCCCAAGCTATTGATGGCTGAGGGTGCTGACGGCTTGCTGTACCCGGACGCCACCCTCGCAGACGCTCAGGTTAAACAGCACTGGTTTATCAAGTTTGCCCGCAACCAGGCCTTCGAGCGTGATCAGGTCATTTTGCGCAGTGAGTTCCTTTACTACCAGGCCTTGCAGGCGCTAGGAATTGAAACTGTTCCGGCCCAGGGCCTGGCGTTGGAAGAGGGGCGCAAGCCAAGCCTGTGGATGCAGCGTTTTGACCGTCACATCGAGGCTCAAGGCGTTCAGCGCTACGCCGTAGAGTCGATCTACTCCTTGGCCCAAGTCACGGAACCTGGGAGCACCATGACTCATCTGGAAGTTGTCGAGTTGCTGGCCACCCTTTGGACACAGGCGGGGCAGCAAGCGCAAATCCCGGATTTGGTCGCTGAATATCTGCGCCGCGATCTGCTGAACAAAATTCTGGGCAACAGCGATAACCACGGGCGCAACACTGCGATCATTCGTGGCTCGGATTCGTTTCGCCTGGCGCCGATTTATGACCTGGCGCCGATGGTGATGGATGACGAAGGCATTACCCGAACTACTAAATGGCCTTTGGCTATCGAGCGAGCGGGGGCGGTTGATTGGCGCGCTGCGTGTGATTCATTGCGCGGCGTTATCGACCCGCAATTGGCCTTTGATCGCTTGCGCCACGACGCGCAGCAACTATTGGCATTGCCCGATCTACTCAGCGCCAGCGGCTTACCGGATGTGACGATGAATCATCCGCAAATTGCGCTGAGGAATCTCGATCAGCGACTGCAGGAATGGGGCTTGAAATGA